The following proteins are encoded in a genomic region of Lachnospiraceae bacterium KM106-2:
- a CDS encoding Integrase — MACRKDGKGRVLRKGEHYRKTDGRYSYIYTDPLGKQRTIYAKSLVTLRQKEDELVRDQMDGLNVYVAGSADVNFLFDRYISTKTELRSTTKANYLYTWDHFIRDTFGKKKIKDVKYSDVLFFYTDLITYKGLQVNTLESINTVLRPTFELAVRDDIIRRNPVNGAYAEVKKRNGGARKSRRALTVEQQREFIDYVAKNPFFFHWYPFFVFLLGTGCRIGEAIGIRWDDVDMKKRTININHSLTYYTRSDNSFKCEFRVSEPKTEAGIRTIPMMGPVYEVLKSEYQRQQEEGFCVAEVDGMTNFIFTNRFGNPHNPQAVNRAIKRIVDTHNAEEEVEAKKKKREPIMLPRFSCHIFRHTFASRFCENETNVKVIQEVMGHADVSTTMNIYAEANPEVTREALEKLAKNMDVF; from the coding sequence ATGGCTTGTAGAAAAGATGGTAAAGGAAGAGTATTACGAAAAGGAGAGCATTATCGTAAAACTGATGGTAGGTATTCATATATTTATACTGATCCATTGGGAAAACAAAGGACGATATATGCGAAATCTCTTGTAACACTTAGGCAGAAAGAAGACGAACTTGTTCGTGACCAGATGGACGGGTTAAATGTATATGTTGCTGGAAGTGCAGATGTAAATTTTTTGTTTGATAGATATATTTCTACCAAGACGGAGTTGCGAAGCACTACAAAAGCAAATTACTTATATACATGGGATCATTTTATCAGGGATACGTTCGGAAAGAAAAAGATTAAGGATGTGAAGTATTCTGATGTCTTATTTTTCTATACGGATTTGATTACGTACAAGGGATTGCAGGTAAATACTTTGGAGAGTATCAATACTGTATTGCGACCTACATTTGAGCTGGCAGTACGAGATGATATTATAAGAAGAAATCCTGTAAATGGAGCTTATGCCGAGGTGAAAAAAAGAAACGGTGGTGCTAGAAAGAGTCGAAGAGCACTGACAGTAGAGCAACAGAGAGAATTTATTGATTATGTTGCAAAGAATCCGTTTTTCTTCCATTGGTATCCGTTTTTTGTATTTCTGCTTGGAACTGGATGCAGAATCGGTGAGGCAATAGGCATCAGATGGGACGATGTTGATATGAAGAAACGAACAATCAATATTAACCATAGTCTTACTTATTACACAAGATCTGACAATTCATTTAAGTGTGAGTTTCGGGTTTCAGAACCTAAAACAGAAGCAGGAATAAGGACAATTCCAATGATGGGACCGGTGTATGAAGTGCTCAAGTCTGAATATCAGCGTCAGCAGGAAGAAGGTTTTTGTGTTGCAGAGGTTGATGGAATGACAAACTTTATATTTACTAATCGGTTTGGAAATCCACATAATCCGCAGGCAGTAAATCGTGCAATCAAGAGAATCGTTGATACTCACAATGCCGAAGAAGAGGTAGAGGCAAAAAAAAAGAAGAGAGAACCTATAATGTTGCCCAGGTTTTCATGTCACATTTTTAGACACACATTTGCTTCGAGGTTTTGTGAGAACGAAACCAATGTAAAAGTTATTCAAGAAGTAATGGGACATGCAGATGTCAGCACAACCATGAACATTTATGCGGAGGCAAATCCGGAGGTTACTAGAGAGGC
- a CDS encoding SOS-response repressor and protease LexA: MSEAARIDLVDRAPLTEKQQNVYESIMQYQRVNGYAPTIREICKMVGVASTSSVYAHLKILEEKGYIARKMDASRAIAIL; this comes from the coding sequence ATGAGCGAAGCAGCAAGAATTGATCTGGTAGACAGAGCACCATTGACGGAGAAGCAGCAGAATGTGTATGAAAGTATTATGCAATATCAGCGAGTGAATGGTTATGCTCCTACTATCAGGGAGATATGCAAGATGGTAGGAGTGGCATCGACTTCAAGTGTTTATGCACATCTGAAAATATTAGAAGAAAAAGGCTATATAGCAAGGAAGATGGATGCTTCCAGAGCAATAGCAATCTTGTAA
- a CDS encoding DNA polymerase IV, which yields MVEISVRDNELFSFTRQKKIDHATNITGEIAAYAYQIFKENYNWSKPIRSVGVRGADLVTDNYWEQIDLFSSVEKREKQMKMDSAVDEIRRRFGFYSIQRGLMYRDRILSAVNAKEEHTVHPHGYFSG from the coding sequence GTGGTTGAGATAAGTGTCAGGGATAATGAGTTATTCTCTTTTACCCGTCAGAAAAAGATTGACCATGCAACTAATATCACCGGAGAGATAGCTGCATATGCTTATCAGATATTTAAGGAAAACTATAACTGGAGCAAGCCGATCCGCAGTGTTGGTGTCCGAGGTGCAGATTTAGTGACAGATAATTATTGGGAACAGATTGATTTGTTCTCAAGTGTGGAGAAGCGTGAAAAGCAGATGAAGATGGATTCGGCGGTGGATGAGATACGCAGAAGATTTGGATTTTACAGTATCCAGAGGGGACTCATGTACCGGGACAGGATTCTGTCGGCAGTCAATGCAAAAGAAGAACACACAGTACATCCACATGGGTACTTTTCAGGTTAG
- a CDS encoding DNA polymerase IV yields MGDRVILHSDINCCYASIEHLHHPELAEKPLAVGGDPEARHGIVLTADYIAKKYGVKTGMALWQAKQVCPDITFVSPRMDLYLRFSRMAHEIYAEYTDRQEPYGIDECWLDVTGSSSLKGDGLLIAQEISRRMKSELGITVSVGVSFNKIFAKLGSDYKKPDAITTMYKSEFKQKAWSLPVADLLYVGKSTNRKLALFGIKTIGDLARADEDVLNSHLGKMGSILWSFANGYDDSPVKLENTHAPIKSEGNSTTTPKD; encoded by the coding sequence ATGGGAGACAGGGTAATACTTCATTCAGATATCAACTGTTGCTATGCTTCAATTGAGCATCTGCATCATCCGGAGCTTGCAGAAAAGCCACTGGCAGTAGGCGGTGACCCGGAGGCAAGACATGGGATTGTCTTAACAGCCGACTATATTGCAAAGAAGTACGGTGTGAAAACAGGAATGGCACTCTGGCAGGCAAAGCAGGTCTGTCCGGACATAACGTTTGTTTCACCAAGAATGGACTTATATCTTCGATTCTCAAGGATGGCTCATGAGATATATGCAGAATATACGGACAGACAGGAGCCATATGGAATTGATGAGTGCTGGCTTGATGTGACAGGGAGTAGCTCCCTTAAAGGAGATGGATTGCTTATCGCACAGGAAATCAGCAGGAGAATGAAGTCAGAGCTTGGCATCACAGTAAGTGTTGGTGTTTCTTTCAATAAGATATTTGCAAAGCTTGGTTCAGACTATAAGAAACCTGATGCAATCACAACTATGTATAAGAGTGAGTTTAAGCAGAAGGCATGGTCACTTCCGGTGGCAGATCTTCTATACGTTGGCAAAAGTACGAACAGAAAGCTTGCATTATTTGGTATTAAAACCATAGGTGATCTTGCAAGGGCAGATGAAGATGTGCTTAACAGTCACCTTGGAAAGATGGGCAGTATCTTATGGTCGTTTGCTAATGGCTATGATGATTCACCTGTCAAGCTGGAGAATACCCACGCTCCAATCAAATCGGAGGGAAACAGCACAACGACGCCAAAGGATTAA
- a CDS encoding phage transcriptional repressor, whose product MYSIGEIISSYRKKKGLLQQDLADELAKEGVTISYKAISNWERNLAEPSVTIFYKVCRILGITNMYEAYFGVNPADPFSSLTDEGREKAMDYINLLHASGMYEKQTAKIIPFRSIDIFENAVSAGTGNFLVDGPKETVCIDESILPEDTTFGVRISGDSMEPEFHDGQIAWVMQQEYVANGEIGIFSLNGDAYIKKLQNDKDGIFLISLNEKYAPIKVGENDRLDIFGKVLGKSDASAITGHCR is encoded by the coding sequence ATGTACTCAATCGGAGAAATCATTTCATCATATAGAAAAAAGAAAGGCTTGCTCCAGCAGGATCTCGCTGATGAATTAGCTAAGGAAGGTGTTACCATTTCCTACAAAGCTATATCTAACTGGGAAAGAAATCTTGCTGAACCAAGCGTTACCATATTTTACAAGGTGTGTAGAATCCTTGGTATTACTAATATGTATGAAGCATATTTTGGAGTAAATCCTGCTGATCCTTTTTCATCACTTACTGATGAAGGCAGGGAAAAAGCTATGGATTATATTAATCTGCTCCACGCATCCGGAATGTATGAAAAGCAGACTGCTAAGATAATTCCATTCCGAAGCATTGATATTTTTGAAAATGCTGTATCAGCCGGAACCGGTAACTTCCTTGTAGACGGACCGAAAGAGACTGTATGTATAGATGAATCTATCTTACCGGAAGATACTACTTTCGGTGTCCGTATTAGTGGTGACAGTATGGAACCTGAATTCCATGATGGTCAGATTGCATGGGTAATGCAACAGGAGTATGTTGCTAATGGAGAAATTGGTATATTCTCTCTCAACGGAGATGCCTATATTAAGAAATTACAAAACGATAAAGACGGAATTTTCCTTATCTCGCTTAATGAAAAGTATGCACCTATCAAGGTTGGAGAAAACGACCGCTTAGACATATTTGGAAAAGTTCTTGGAAAATCTGATGCTTCTGCTATTACAGGACATTGCCGATAA
- a CDS encoding Lysyl-tRNA synthetase class II — translation MDNNEVVTEEVAAVVENNTGIEIEPLFEKQVDFDTFSKSDFRVVKVKNCEAVPKSKKLLRFTLDDGTENERTILSGVHAFYEPEELVGKTLLAIVNLPPRSMMGIDSCGMLLSAIHNVNGEEKLNLVMLDDSIPAGAKLY, via the coding sequence ATGGATAACAATGAAGTAGTAACAGAAGAAGTGGCAGCAGTTGTTGAAAATAATACAGGTATTGAAATAGAGCCTTTATTTGAGAAGCAGGTTGATTTTGATACATTCTCAAAGTCAGACTTCCGTGTTGTAAAGGTAAAAAATTGTGAGGCAGTACCTAAGAGTAAGAAGCTTCTTAGATTTACACTTGATGATGGAACTGAGAATGAGAGAACGATTCTTTCAGGAGTACATGCTTTTTATGAGCCAGAGGAACTTGTTGGAAAGACATTATTGGCAATCGTAAATCTTCCACCACGTTCTATGATGGGAATTGACTCTTGTGGTATGTTACTTTCAGCTATTCACAATGTAAATGGTGAAGAAAAGTTGAATCTTGTAATGTTAGACGATTCAATTCCAGCAGGTGCAAAACTGTATTAG
- a CDS encoding hemerythrin, whose translation MYEMKPEYYIGIDMIDEEHKQLFKYADEAYELLHDEFTPDKYDRIDIILENLRNYTVKHFSDEEQYMESINYKKIFTQKVQHQEFIHKLDEFMEHHNDEVEDQDEQIMGILKYLTEWLINHILYVDGQIPKG comes from the coding sequence ATGTATGAAATGAAACCAGAATATTATATCGGTATAGATATGATAGACGAAGAACACAAGCAGTTATTTAAATATGCAGATGAGGCATATGAACTGCTTCATGATGAGTTTACACCGGATAAATATGATAGGATTGATATAATATTAGAAAATCTCCGAAATTATACAGTAAAACACTTTAGTGATGAAGAGCAATATATGGAATCTATTAATTATAAGAAAATATTTACACAGAAAGTTCAACATCAGGAATTTATACATAAACTTGATGAATTTATGGAACATCACAATGATGAGGTAGAAGATCAAGATGAACAGATTATGGGGATTTTAAAATATCTCACAGAGTGGTTAATTAATCACATTCTGTATGTCGATGGTCAAATTCCAAAAGGCTGA
- a CDS encoding putative metal-dependent phosphohydrolase with tandem HD motifs, translating into MAEYWKIQGDELQDLAMCALLHDNALTQYISEELKKDSVINCKKDLSEKKTNLHCIYGEKNITKIPFKTDVSNVILYHHEHADGTGPFQKKWNEIPLFARIIHLADTIDIIGNNTGSGNNSWNFICQYLLKNRDVLFDSECVNAFFHAFPHSESFICFSDNSFEMKLWEIIPRQKQVFDWKTCKNVADFFAKIVDYKSSFTSRHSIGVAEKAAFFAQYIGYDSINVQKIYLAGALHDIGKMAVGNEILEKPDKHTDDEFSKMKNHAGYTYLILSDVNDFEEIRDWAAFHHEKLNGKGYPFGKTAAELNEPERIMACIDIYQALTEDRPYKKGLSHEKTCEMLDDMAQKGFVDSDISKKIRECFGGI; encoded by the coding sequence ATGGCTGAATATTGGAAAATTCAAGGTGATGAATTACAAGATTTAGCCATGTGCGCTTTACTGCATGATAATGCTTTGACACAATATATTTCGGAAGAACTGAAAAAGGATTCCGTCATTAATTGTAAAAAAGATTTATCCGAGAAAAAAACAAATCTTCATTGTATTTATGGTGAAAAAAATATTACTAAAATTCCATTTAAAACAGATGTGTCAAATGTGATTTTGTATCATCATGAACATGCCGATGGAACTGGTCCTTTTCAAAAAAAGTGGAATGAAATTCCATTGTTTGCAAGGATTATTCATCTTGCAGATACCATTGATATTATAGGAAATAACACGGGATCTGGAAATAACAGTTGGAATTTTATATGTCAGTACCTTTTAAAAAATAGGGATGTATTATTCGATTCAGAATGTGTGAATGCCTTTTTTCATGCATTCCCACATTCTGAATCATTTATATGTTTCAGTGATAATTCTTTTGAAATGAAGCTATGGGAGATTATCCCAAGACAAAAACAGGTTTTTGATTGGAAAACGTGTAAAAATGTCGCAGATTTTTTTGCAAAGATTGTAGATTATAAATCTTCTTTTACAAGCAGACATTCTATAGGAGTGGCTGAAAAAGCAGCTTTTTTTGCTCAATATATCGGATATGATTCTATTAATGTGCAAAAAATTTATCTGGCTGGTGCACTGCATGATATTGGGAAGATGGCAGTAGGCAATGAAATTTTAGAAAAACCGGATAAGCATACGGATGATGAATTTTCAAAAATGAAGAATCATGCTGGCTATACATACCTTATATTATCAGATGTTAATGATTTTGAAGAAATACGAGACTGGGCAGCTTTCCATCATGAAAAATTAAATGGAAAAGGGTATCCTTTTGGAAAAACTGCAGCTGAATTAAATGAGCCGGAACGTATTATGGCATGTATTGATATTTATCAGGCATTAACCGAGGATAGACCATATAAGAAAGGTTTATCGCACGAAAAAACGTGTGAGATGCTCGATGACATGGCGCAGAAAGGTTTTGTTGATTCTGATATTTCCAAGAAAATTAGGGAATGTTTTGGTGGAATCTAA
- a CDS encoding putative metal-dependent phosphohydrolase with tandem HD motifs, whose translation MKEELSIDIIGLAGACSYALDCIEAELVNIKNKHGKRVVI comes from the coding sequence ATGAAAGAAGAACTAAGTATAGATATTATCGGACTTGCAGGAGCCTGTTCTTATGCTTTGGACTGTATAGAAGCAGAGTTGGTAAATATCAAAAACAAACATGGAAAAAGAGTGGTTATATAA
- a CDS encoding rubredoxin, whose translation MKYVCDVCGWEYDEEKGYPEGGIAPGTKWEDIPEDFECPLCSVGKDQFSEA comes from the coding sequence ATGAAATACGTATGTGATGTTTGCGGATGGGAATACGATGAGGAGAAGGGCTATCCAGAAGGTGGTATTGCACCTGGTACAAAGTGGGAGGATATTCCAGAAGATTTTGAATGTCCGTTATGCTCTGTAGGAAAAGACCAGTTCTCAGAAGCATAA
- a CDS encoding superoxide reductase, translating into MEVRYYICKHCGNIVEKVKDKGVPVICCGEPMQELKAGVTDAAVEKHVPVYTIEGSHVHVVVGETKHPMLEEHFIEWITLNTNQGIYRKQLNPGQEPVADFCLCDGEQVEEVYAYCNLHGLWKC; encoded by the coding sequence ATGGAAGTAAGGTATTATATTTGTAAGCATTGTGGAAACATCGTTGAAAAGGTAAAGGATAAGGGTGTACCTGTAATTTGTTGCGGAGAACCTATGCAGGAATTAAAAGCCGGAGTGACAGATGCTGCTGTCGAGAAGCATGTACCTGTATATACGATAGAAGGCAGTCATGTTCATGTCGTGGTCGGAGAGACAAAACATCCAATGCTTGAAGAGCATTTCATTGAGTGGATTACATTAAATACAAACCAGGGAATATACAGAAAACAGCTAAATCCAGGGCAGGAGCCGGTAGCAGATTTTTGTCTTTGCGATGGTGAACAGGTAGAAGAAGTATATGCATATTGTAACCTGCATGGATTATGGAAATGCTAA
- a CDS encoding L-lactate dehydrogenase: MIGCGFVGSASVFALMQSGLFTEIVLIDADKNKAEGEAMDISHGIPFASPMKIYAGDYDDVADAAIVVISAGAGQKPGETRLDLVNKNVAIFKSIIPEIAKRNFAGIMLVVANPVDILTQVAIKLSGLPENRVIGSGTVLDSARLRYKLGEHLSVDSRSVHAFIVGEHGDSEVVAWSSANVSGVPLSEMCEMHGHYKHKENTAEIATAVKNSAYEIINKKHATYYGIAMSVKRICEVIMRDEKSILPVSHMIHGVYDIDGVSLSMPAIVGADGIESDIPINLSGEEALKLKESADSLKKIMETIEL, encoded by the coding sequence ATGATAGGCTGTGGCTTTGTTGGTTCTGCATCGGTATTTGCTCTGATGCAGAGTGGCTTGTTTACAGAGATTGTCCTTATCGATGCAGATAAGAACAAGGCAGAAGGAGAAGCGATGGATATCAGTCATGGTATTCCGTTTGCGAGTCCGATGAAAATATATGCCGGAGATTATGATGATGTGGCTGATGCTGCAATTGTTGTCATATCTGCCGGAGCGGGACAGAAACCGGGAGAGACAAGGCTTGATCTCGTAAATAAAAATGTAGCAATATTTAAGTCAATCATTCCTGAAATAGCAAAGAGAAATTTTGCAGGTATCATGCTTGTAGTTGCGAATCCGGTAGATATCCTAACTCAGGTAGCCATAAAGTTATCAGGACTTCCAGAAAACAGGGTTATTGGATCGGGTACTGTGTTAGATAGTGCCCGATTAAGATATAAGCTTGGTGAGCATTTATCTGTGGACAGCAGGAGTGTTCATGCATTTATAGTAGGTGAGCATGGAGACAGTGAAGTTGTAGCATGGTCATCAGCCAATGTATCTGGTGTTCCATTAAGTGAAATGTGTGAAATGCATGGACATTACAAGCACAAGGAAAACACGGCAGAAATAGCTACAGCAGTCAAGAACAGTGCTTATGAGATTATAAACAAAAAGCACGCTACATATTATGGAATTGCAATGTCTGTAAAAAGAATCTGCGAAGTGATTATGAGAGATGAAAAATCAATACTTCCTGTATCACACATGATTCATGGAGTATATGATATTGACGGAGTATCGTTAAGTATGCCAGCTATTGTAGGTGCAGATGGTATTGAGTCTGATATACCTATTAATTTAAGTGGCGAGGAAGCGTTAAAGCTTAAGGAATCTGCAGATTCATTGAAAAAGATTATGGAGACAATTGAATTATAA
- a CDS encoding rubrerythrin, with protein MAANKYAGTQTEKNLQEAFAGESQARNKYTYFASVAKKEGYEQMSALFLKTADNEKEHAKMWFKELAGIGDTKENLASAAEGENYEWTDMYEGFAKTAEEEGFPELAAKFRAVGEIEKHHEERYRALLKNIETAQVFEKSEVKVWECRNCGHIVVGTKAPEVCPVCNHPQSYFEVHEENY; from the coding sequence ATGGCAGCAAACAAATATGCAGGAACACAGACAGAGAAGAATTTACAGGAGGCATTTGCAGGTGAATCACAGGCAAGAAATAAGTATACCTATTTTGCTTCTGTAGCGAAAAAGGAAGGTTACGAGCAGATGTCAGCATTGTTTTTAAAGACTGCAGATAATGAGAAAGAACATGCAAAGATGTGGTTCAAGGAATTAGCAGGAATTGGTGATACAAAGGAAAACCTGGCGTCAGCGGCAGAAGGTGAAAATTATGAGTGGACAGATATGTATGAAGGCTTTGCTAAAACAGCTGAGGAAGAAGGATTCCCTGAGCTTGCAGCAAAATTCAGGGCAGTAGGTGAGATTGAGAAGCACCATGAGGAAAGATATCGTGCACTTCTTAAGAATATTGAAACTGCACAGGTATTTGAAAAGAGTGAAGTTAAGGTATGGGAATGCCGTAACTGCGGACATATTGTGGTAGGAACTAAGGCACCTGAAGTATGTCCGGTATGTAATCATCCACAGAGCTATTTTGAAGTACATGAAGAGAATTATTAA
- a CDS encoding flavin reductase domain protein, FMN-binding, with the protein MDRKAMYKLSYGLFILTAKEAEKDNGCIINTAIQAASEPNQLSICVNKANYTHDMIQRTGKFTVSVLSQKAQFELFKHFGFQSGRDTNKFEAFEQCARGTNGIYYITEGTNAYISVTVTKTEDLGSHTMFIGEITDMEVLSNVPSVTYDYYQNNIKPKPQEVGKTEDSQTIWRCRICGYEYVGEELPDDFICPLCKHPASDFEKVVK; encoded by the coding sequence ATGGATAGGAAAGCAATGTATAAGTTGAGTTATGGACTGTTTATATTGACCGCTAAAGAAGCAGAAAAAGATAACGGATGCATCATTAATACAGCCATTCAGGCAGCTTCGGAACCAAACCAGTTAAGTATCTGTGTAAATAAGGCAAATTATACGCATGATATGATTCAAAGAACCGGAAAATTTACTGTATCAGTCTTAAGTCAGAAGGCACAATTTGAATTGTTCAAACATTTTGGATTCCAATCAGGAAGAGATACCAATAAGTTTGAAGCATTTGAGCAGTGTGCCAGGGGCACAAATGGTATTTATTATATTACAGAAGGTACAAATGCATACATTTCTGTGACAGTTACTAAAACAGAGGATTTGGGTTCACATACGATGTTTATCGGTGAGATAACCGATATGGAAGTTTTAAGCAATGTTCCTTCAGTAACATATGATTATTATCAGAATAATATTAAGCCTAAGCCACAGGAGGTTGGAAAAACAGAAGACAGTCAGACAATATGGCGTTGCAGAATTTGTGGATATGAATATGTAGGCGAGGAATTACCGGATGACTTTATATGTCCTTTGTGCAAGCACCCGGCATCAGATTTTGAAAAAGTAGTAAAGTAA
- a CDS encoding mobile element protein, with product MIKINYISTLFVGIDVSSKSNVVYAMDFDENKYIASSFSNNQPGADMLAELISECMRKHPDLNTIIVALESTSVYSIHIANFLSSCELLMPYKPYVYCLNPKMTANYRKTFVGMDKTDAKDAYLIADFARVGRTKKCEPWHGSQYLALKRLTRHRLHLAECITREKTYMVSNLYLKFSELQLLDGDEQPFSNLYGSTSSAVLTEFLSLQEIIDTPEEELLEFLAKKSRNRIADISKTSDLLKKAARDSYRLDKCMYEPLNVSLASSFNCIQTYQNEMKLIDQAIEKCIKGMNPNAFTILKSIPGIGPVWAAGILSEIGDITAFHSSDALAKYAGLTWLKNDSGDFISEDNHISKAGNTYLRYYLGEASNSVRRHMPEYAAFYAKKYAEVTKHQHKRALALTSRKFVRLVFGLLVKNQLYTGEKLDAELNKESE from the coding sequence ATGATTAAGATCAATTACATATCCACTTTATTTGTCGGTATTGATGTAAGTTCCAAATCCAATGTTGTTTATGCAATGGATTTTGACGAAAATAAATATATTGCTTCTTCCTTCAGCAATAATCAGCCGGGAGCTGACATGCTTGCTGAATTAATCTCAGAATGTATGCGAAAACATCCTGACCTCAATACCATTATTGTTGCATTAGAGTCCACATCTGTTTATAGCATTCATATAGCTAACTTTTTATCTTCCTGTGAACTTCTGATGCCTTACAAACCTTATGTGTACTGCCTCAATCCAAAGATGACTGCCAACTACAGAAAAACCTTTGTTGGCATGGACAAAACTGATGCAAAGGATGCTTATCTCATTGCTGATTTTGCCAGAGTTGGACGTACAAAGAAATGTGAACCATGGCATGGCAGCCAGTATCTCGCATTAAAGCGTTTAACAAGGCACCGGCTCCATCTTGCAGAATGCATCACCCGTGAAAAGACATATATGGTGTCTAACCTTTACCTGAAATTTAGTGAACTTCAGCTTTTAGATGGTGACGAACAACCATTCAGCAATCTATATGGTTCCACTTCGTCCGCAGTACTTACTGAGTTTCTGTCTCTTCAGGAAATCATTGACACACCAGAAGAGGAGCTGCTTGAATTTCTAGCTAAAAAAAGTAGAAATCGTATCGCAGATATATCTAAGACCTCTGATTTGCTTAAAAAGGCTGCCAGAGATTCTTATCGATTAGATAAATGCATGTATGAGCCATTAAATGTTTCTTTAGCAAGCTCATTCAACTGTATCCAGACCTACCAGAATGAAATGAAGCTGATTGATCAGGCAATTGAGAAATGTATTAAAGGAATGAATCCAAATGCCTTTACCATTCTCAAGTCCATTCCAGGTATTGGCCCTGTGTGGGCTGCTGGTATACTGTCCGAAATTGGCGATATAACAGCTTTTCATTCTTCTGATGCATTAGCTAAATATGCTGGATTGACCTGGCTAAAAAACGATTCTGGTGACTTCATTTCAGAAGATAACCATATATCAAAAGCAGGTAATACATATCTCCGTTATTATCTCGGAGAAGCTTCAAACAGCGTCAGAAGGCACATGCCTGAATATGCTGCATTCTATGCAAAGAAATATGCTGAGGTAACAAAGCATCAGCACAAAAGAGCACTCGCGCTTACATCTCGTAAATTCGTACGACTCGTTTTTGGTTTGCTGGTCAAAAACCAACTGTACACCGGCGAAAAATTGGATGCCGAACTCAATAAAGAATCTGAATAA
- a CDS encoding peroxide stress regulator PerR, FUR family — MTSRRNTIQKDLVRNTVYEMRRHVTANEVYEFIKEAYPSIGKGTVYRNLDILVEEGALRKVEVPNGPNRFDFTLKNHYHVRCIKCGEIFDVDMDQVPDLLERIHNTHGIEFVDYDISFKGICLKCKEKVKHSGDMSRDI, encoded by the coding sequence ATGACAAGTAGGAGAAATACCATTCAAAAAGATCTCGTAAGAAATACCGTATACGAAATGAGAAGACACGTTACGGCAAATGAAGTGTATGAATTTATAAAAGAAGCATATCCATCAATTGGAAAAGGAACTGTATATAGAAATCTTGATATATTGGTAGAGGAAGGTGCATTAAGAAAGGTTGAAGTTCCGAATGGACCGAACCGATTTGATTTTACATTGAAAAATCATTACCATGTAAGATGTATAAAGTGCGGTGAAATTTTTGATGTGGATATGGATCAAGTACCGGATTTGCTGGAAAGAATTCATAACACTCATGGCATTGAATTTGTGGATTACGATATTTCATTTAAAGGCATTTGCCTGAAATGCAAGGAGAAGGTAAAGCATTCTGGTGATATGTCAAGAGATATTTAG